ATAATAACATAAAGCTGCAAGTTTGAATTcaaatgtttttaaattttatttttttttaaaaaataattataatttgataaattattataatttatcttctGTGGATGATTATAGGAACTCCATGGACGGAAGATGAGCACCGAACATTTCTGATCGGCCTTGAAAGGCTGGGAAAAGGAGACTGGAGAGGGATCTCCAGAAACTACGTGACTACAAGAACTCCAACGCAAGTTGCCAGTCATgctcaaaaatattttcttcgCCTTGCTAGCCTCAACAAGAAGAAGCGGCGATCGAGCCTCTTCGACATGGTACGATGCATACCCATCAAGTCCCCTAGATCTGTACCTATGTTATTGATCAAGGGTTCTGATTGGTTTCTGTACATGCAGGTTAGGAGCAGCTCTCAAGCTAATGGTGATCATGTTCCTAGCCATCAATATGAAATACAAAACGATACCATTTTGCCTCTCACTCTTGCAAATAACCAAGAAAATGATGAGTACCCTCAATTAGTTTCAGACAACAATTCCTTATTACCTCTGCCAAAACCTTCGAACAGATCAAAAAAAACATCTTCTGATGATGATCTGGAGCTCACTCTCGCCTGTCCGATTTCTGTTGAAGGGAGTAAAGCTTCCACAAGTCCCTTCTTCGTCTCCATAAGAGCTACTTAGCTTCACTATTAgtgttaattatatattaatttccgGTGTAGTTATCATGTGTTAATAGAGGAATTAGTTCAGACataatttctctttctttattattattactatttttttttatcaaaatgaaTAAGCAGATCTGTTAATATATTACAAATATGTAagaataattttcataaattccAGAACAATGGAATCTTTCTCTTACTATAAATAAATTACCCTTTTTTTTCCTGGAGATAGAAGACCTGACCCAACTCTGAAATGGGTAAAGAAGAAAGAACAAAGTTGAACTGTGTCAAAGGATTGACAAGGAAGGAATTGTCAAGCAGGCATTTTCTAGTTCTAGAATAGGTTAATTCCTGATTTCCTTTGCTACATGCAAGGAGCAGATGTGTTCATCAAGAAACTGCATtttgttttgcatgaaaatcaTAAGGGTTACCcacaatatattaatataataatatagcaaaagcagcagcagcagcatgaATAATTGAGGTAGCTGAATAAATGCAGTTATAGATACAGACATCTCCAGCcctaacttttttattttttttatcttttgtcCTTACATGGCCAGATGGGACCATTTAAATGGCATCTCAGtgaacaaaatcaaaaattagGAATTGGGTCCTACAATTTTCAATGGAAAAGATGGATCGTCCAAAGTTGGAAGGACAAAAGTTAAGGCATTACACTAGCCAACAAAACCCCAAATAGCCTTCTCTcactgcacatgcataaaagctttatctttttttttttttttttttaaaaaaaatttagccaATTTATCCATCTACATACTTCTAGATAATCTTTGCTATTTCTATTTTAAGGATATTTCATAacaaattaagttttttttttttcatattctttGAAGTCAAAATTTTCATGAATATCAAACTTTGACCTACATATTCATACAAGCAGCCATCACTATAGCATTTGAAACCATGCATACTCTTTACTTCCAATTACTTGGAAATTTTAAGTTCTTGAAATCTGAATCAATGGTTGCTTAACCCATTGGACTGGTATAGcttgatgaaaaataaaagcATTCTAATCAATG
The genomic region above belongs to Manihot esculenta cultivar AM560-2 chromosome 3, M.esculenta_v8, whole genome shotgun sequence and contains:
- the LOC110610860 gene encoding transcription factor KUA1 codes for the protein MGRKCSHCGNIGHNSRTCTNFRGTVAAGLRLFGVQLDLTSAAAAASPSLAMKKSFSMECLPSSSSSSSPSSSSLCSSRVSVDDNPDRTSTDYLSDGLIGPVQERKKGTPWTEDEHRTFLIGLERLGKGDWRGISRNYVTTRTPTQVASHAQKYFLRLASLNKKKRRSSLFDMVRSSSQANGDHVPSHQYEIQNDTILPLTLANNQENDEYPQLVSDNNSLLPLPKPSNRSKKTSSDDDLELTLACPISVEGSKASTSPFFVSIRAT